The Acinonyx jubatus isolate Ajub_Pintada_27869175 chromosome A2, VMU_Ajub_asm_v1.0, whole genome shotgun sequence genomic sequence TTCCAGgtgtggggaaaagagaagagggagttAAATAAAAGGAGgactaagattctctctttccttgcaTGTGTGTAAGGGGGTGAGTAAATCTACCATCTGCATTATAATTCACCACCATTCCTGGCCTGAAGTCCCAAGACCATGAATGCCAAGTGGTTGGTTCCAAGGTGACATAAAAAACGTACTGGCAGTTACAGAAGTTTTGAGGGACTTCTCCAAGTTGGTTTAAACTCggttaaatattttggatacattCTGGTCTTAGATCAACTCAGAACTCAGGAAGAGAATTTCTAAATTATGCCTCCGTCTTCCTCTCTCACATGAagaatatttatatgttaatttatctcttttttcttaacttcttttctTCAGGAAGCTGAGATTTCCATATGGATAAAATCATACCGAACgcaaatatttattctcttgaATTGCCTCATCAATATACTTTTCCAACTATTCAATTGCCTCACTCGGATATAGTACTTTTCCAAATGTCTTTCCCTTACATTGgtaatacatatataatcaaGTCAGACTTGATTAACTCTGAATATGTGGTATTCTGCACAGGGATTACTTTTAGAATTgtctatttacttaaaaaaaggtttatttacatGTAAACAATATGATTAGAGTATACATCAAGGGTTGGACTCCTTGGGTTAaagctttgttttaaataaaatctgtttatgGATAACAGACTCTAACTTAAAACAGTTTAACTTTGTCCAGTTCCAGTTAACCAaacaaacttgaaataaaaaaagaaaagctagttCTGAGCATGAGGTCCCTGGAACAATCATACCAACATCCCGAAGAAAGCCACAGAGCTCCTGTGTGGAAAAAGGCTCTTGTTTGATACCTTTTTTGACATCTATACAACAATACAGAACAAGGACATACCTCGGTAGGACATACCTACAGCTTACAACCTGGATCTACCTGGCCtcctggttcattcattcatcccacaAATACACTTTGGGAGtgccttactatgtgccaggcacagttctaggcATTAGGCATctatcagtgaacaaaatggacaaaggtCCCTCCCCTCATGAAATAATGTTCTGATAAGAGGAGGCAGACAACAGTAAATATAATCAACAAGGAAAACATAAAGTGTATTAGGAGGTGATAAATGCTATTGAAAAGAGTGAAGgtagagcagaggaggagggactgGAGGGAGGAGCAAGAGTCTAGGGGTTGAATCAGAAGCGCATAGCAGAATTTAAAAGGGTGTCCAGGCTCagcctccctgaggaggtgagATCTGAGCAAACAACTTAACAACCAGTGAGGGAGCTGGTGCAGCAGATAGCAAAGCCTTAGCATTCAGTTAGGGGAAGGGGTATTTTTACAGAGACAATGGCTTCAAGAACATCAATTTaccaaatttttttcaaataactttagGTTGGAATTGTTGAAACAGGCCTAAGTATCTAGTGCTACAAAGCTGGATCATGATGCCTTGGTTCCTTATAAAACGCAAAAGCTCACATTTGTTTTGGTGCAGTATCCTTGGCTGTCACAGGTAAATGCTACAGCAGATAACTTCAGTGAAACCCTTTACGTTACATTTGCTCAGTGGGAATTATTGAGGAAAATCATACTTGGCTCCATCATTAAGCTCCTTCCATGAAGCTTTCCCTGAGATTTTCTTGAAGAGCTAAGTGCTATAAAGGTTCACCTGAGTAACTAAAGCTTCACCAAAGTATCTTTTCAGCTTTTTTGATATCAAAAGCCTTACAAATGTATGTCTCCTGATCTTGGCTTCctattctgttttgtattttcactAGTTGTAATTTTGTCGCATATGTTTACTGAGAGATGCCTCATTGTTCCATGGAACATGGCCAATCATAAAACATTAACTCATGTTTAATGCTGAAAACAATCACTGCAATcataacatcaaaaaaaaaaaatggaagaattgaatcctttatttctgttcttactCTTCAAAGAAAGGTATAGTAGCAGTTTTTATCCTAAATGATTTTGGATCAGCCACGTAATTCTTAAACAGAAACACTGTGTGAAGAATAATTCTTTCCCCTCCctaaatataccacaatttctatTACAAGATGTGTAAAAGCTCACACTGCTTTAAATCTTAACATTTTACAGATATACTGATAAGGTATTTTACTAGTATCCAGTAAATAACGAGCACATTCCATACCTGCTGATAAGCCATGTTGAGAAACAAGTATCTCTCTGACCTTCTCATTGGTAAGCAGAGGCTGTAGGCAACATGGACCGAAGCGAAGAAAAAACTTAGTAATCCAAGCTGTTTTCTACACTGTAACCAGGTCTCCAACCAAGGTGGAAATTTCCTATATTTGGTGCCGTAATAAAGCTGATACGCAGCTGCCAGGAGACCTGCTAGGTATACCAGGGACAGCAAAGTAATGGCAACTATGGGCAAGGTTTTATTCACAATCTCAATAGGAATCTTGTAAAAGTCACTCTGCTGGTTTCTAGCATATGGGTGTATCACATCTCtgacaaaggaataaagaaagaaaaacgtgGCTAGACTTATGGCTACCACCACTGGCCCTCTCCAGAGAGTAAATAGTCGCAGGGGTAAATTTTCAATCTCCCTGGCTGATGATAATGATCCCAAGTCAACAGGAATGAAATTCAGCTGACGGGCAAGTTCAATAACCTGTTGTCGAGCTTGAATATTGTTGCTGCATATATAGACCTGCGGCAAAAACAAAAGACTCATCATTACTATTGTTTGTAAAAATGGTGACAGTGATGATCACATGCTCCACTTCACCCATGGAACGTCATTTGTGACGACCTTGAGGGATGCAAAAAGTTAAGGAGGTAAAGCATTTATTAacatatttgtctatttattaatAGGTTAAAACTGTCATAGAAACAACAAAGTCCTTGCTACCTGTGATGacctgaaaataaaatgcagaacaaTCCTGCTAGAGCCTGGGATTGGGAAGTCCTCACGGGAAGAAagccaggaggaaagaaaggttTCTAGACCACGTGTTTCGGCAGCAGTGGCATGGTAAGGTTGAGGTGGAGTTTGGGCTGCTGGCCCTCTCCTGCCCACTCCAGCTCTCACTCTCACAGGTATCAGGGTGGGGTTGGCTTCCTGGACTTTCGAGGACAATATTCAGTTCTAGGACTGTAGTGATTCTGTCTAGTAGAGGGATTACAAGTACTGTCCTTTATAGATATTCAGCAAGAGAGAAGATGGGCATGAACTCTGGGTGGTTGAATTTGCAATTAAAATCTCTAACTTATGTCACAATGACGtactatttataaaatttatctttggtTTAGAAACTGATTGACCAAGTATCTGAAGAACCATGAAtctcaagtttttattattattatattatttcactGGTCAGAATATGAAATTCTTTCATCTATAAATAGTGATACTATACCTATATGGGGGAAAAATGGTATTATAAGGTTTAGTTAATTTAAATAGTAAAGCAACTGCCATTTTCTAACACTAAGATGTTACCTCTGTATAATATAATGACATGATGGGTGGGGGGTGAAGGTGGACTTTCAAACTACACAAACCTCTTAGATAAATTACTGTAATTGagaattcaacaagtatttgtgaATTGTCACCAATTCACTGCTGAAGTGAGCCAGTATAACTTACGGGGAGGTCATCTTACTCAGggctagaaaaatattgctataaaATCTCTGGGTAATGTTTGGGGAAAACAAATTCCTAAATATATCCCTGAAGATGTTTATATAAGGTCTCTGGAACAGACCACACTAAAATATTTGCATGCTAAAATTTGCATTATGCTAATAATGTAGAGCTCTTCCAATTATTAATTCTACTTAACATTAACCAGAGGAGTAACAGACTCTATACTAGTATACAAATGTTCACAAATTTCTAAAATGGAGTGGGGAAGAATACATATTccaaagaaataaggaaaagcatTCTAAGGTAATTTATGACAGTTTTGAcaatggtgacttttttttttttacttcttgttaaaaaaccctaaagtaataaaatttaattatagatATAACCTATAGATAaactataacatttatttaaatttaaataaatttaaaatttatttaatttataaacctAAACATATAAATCCAACTTTTGTAATAAAGGCAGAGGGccaagaaatacaaacaaaactatttctgtaactcactttaaatttaattatttgttcCACAGTTGTtgttaatgaattaaaattatcaaggggtgcctgggtggctcagttggttaaacatccgactcttgatttcagctcaggtcatgatctcacagttcatgaattcaagccccacactgggctctgtgctgacagagcctctctgctcctcctctctctctgctcctcccctgcttgctctctctctgtctctctctcaaaataaatgaataaataacaattatCACAATTATGGGCAAAGGATTAAATTTAggtttaaatttaaacaaatttaaatttggTATGTATCCATTCCTAAACTTTGAtagatatacaaaagaaaaaaggatttagAAATGACCTTTGAAAAGCTGGAAAGTATATAATCTTTTCCAACTCTTCCAAATCAAAGACCTGAAAGTGAATGGTTATCATGACTGGATATGCATGCAGTGGTATAATActtgaatttatttcttaagGCATTTAATCTAAGGCATAAACTGTCTTTAtcgacaaaaataataaaagtctttTACCACCATGCTTAACTATGATGCATGACTACacctttaaaagatttttaaggtgCACTATTTTACACGTTTACTTCTAAAGGTTCTCATTCCATATAGGCATTGATGGAGCTCCCCATTTGCTTTATTCTCAAGTTGAACTAGATAGAACCCATATACTAAAAAAGAACCTAAGAAATCCAGCCTGTCTCTCCACACAGATTAAAATTTacactttaaataaaatgggctgcactattttaaattctatgaaGAATCTATGTAAAGTAAAAAGGTACTACTAAAGAATTCTTCTTGAGGATCCTACTAAATAGTGTTTCATATGCAGATGGAATCCTGTTATCAAACAGCTgccaggaaggagaagggaggaagaaagttTGGgagatagaggaagaaaaaagatatgtttgttattgtttctgtttttgtggaaGCCAGGAGAGACTCAAGGCAATGTGGCCCATTATTCATCAGCCAACTTTGCCTTTCCCTGAATTAGCTGGTGACAGGAAAAGTCAAGTGACAGGAAAATCCAAATAATTTTCTTAGCTTTCCACATTATTTTATAGGGGTAGAAATGTACCCTTACAAGGTCAGGACACGATTTTTCAGATGCTCCTATACAGTTTTCAAAATGATAATCCTTGGAGAGTCAGAATTTGCTTTTTAGaagtatgacttttttttcaccACTTAAATTAGGGATtaggaggtacaaacttctagttatagaataagtaagtcatggagatgaaagtAGAGATAGGGAACATAGTCGATAGTATTGTACtaatgtgtggtgacagatggtgactgcacTTCtcgtggtgagcactgagtaatgtactgAATTGTCagatcaccatgttgtacacctgaaactaacagaacactgtatgtcaactatacttcaataattaaaacaaagaaaagaaaatttaaaaacaaattaaaaaaaaacacaaaaaacacataCCTGCCGGCTGGCATCCTTAGGTCCTAACTGAAGTGCCCAAGCTGAGACAACATTAAAGCCTTTGACAATCAGGGAATCTGGGAATAATGAAGCCAAATATTCAGCGTTGGATTCTGGATATTGGTTTATCCTCATGTTATTGCTCACATCAATCAGGATTTTACCCACAAGCAGATGTCTCAGGTCCCACAGGGAGGTGTAATGTTCTCTATGTATagcaataaatattatatttgtttttgtcagAGCATCTTCATGATGAGTGACATCTACCACATGAGGAAAAAATTCGGAAGCAAACTTAGGATTTCTACTTCCTATAACCACATGATAGCCACATCTAATAAGTCGAATCGTCAGCGATTTGGCAAAATCCCCACTTCCAATGACACCCACGGTGACCTTCCTTGCATCTTTGATACCATTGATGCCATTAGGCAAAAAAGTTTCGCTAAGGTTCTTAGGGCTTCCCATCATAGAGATCGATTCCATGATAGAGGCTCTTTCAAGATCACCAGAGATATCCtaggggagagaaaataaaatcttcatcAATTACTTATGACCAAACATTCAAACACTTCTAGACATTAAAATACTACCTCTCATTTCTAGAGGTGAAATATTTTGGCAAGGTGTATAAAACCTAGAACCCAGCAAGACACAATTTGTAAGCTAAAAAAGGATGTCAAAGTAGAAAAATGAACTGTCACAAAGTTGATATGCTAAAGTGTGGCTTCTAACTTTTTAATGGACACATGAATCACCCaagaatcttattaaaatgcagattctgactcagtaggtctgcaGTGAGGCCCAAGATTCTCCATTTCTAAcaaggtgatgctgatgctgctggtctgctGACCCCTCGTTGAGCAGCAAGACACCATGGCACAAAAGGAACCAGACTGAAGTTTTCACCTAGAAACGTGGTTCTAACAAGTCTGATTCCCCAGTTTGGCAACAGATCAGAGGGAACCAATCAGAAATGCCACTAGAGGTAGAGGGGACCGTGCTGGCATGTGACAGCTCACATGACAACAGAAGacaaaaaagccacaaaaaacaaaaaactatttaaaCTAAAACTGGCTAGAATCATTTAGGATGGAGTCAATCAGTGATCCTATACACCTCCACAGCTAATGAGTGACTTTATTCTTAAATGAGAGATAAATCAGCTAATAAAAAATGAACCCCtgcatttaaataagagttaaagaaaaacaggctttaaaatataacaaaggaTTCCACTGACTTCTGTCATTCACCCTATATCCTATACTTTACTGAGAAAGACAGCTTTCCGATGAAAACGGGGTTAGTAATGTGTTTATGGCCTTAAATTACACAATACTTATGaaatctttttcttccccttttatttGTTGGCTTCACAGAATAGGATGCCGTTTATTTTCCCtgaaaaaatttatcaaattcttttttacttAAGTGAGTAACATAATGACTTGCTCAAGAAGACACATCAGATGGCCATGAATCAGTGTCACTGCTGGATCTGAACAAAAAACACTCTTCCACTCCATCCCCATTGCGCAATGTCTTTTATGCTTACAGCAGATGTAAGCACCACAGAGGATTTAATGGATTTTACAGGAACAGGTAGAATGCTTCAAAAAACATGTTTTTGGGGTTTTAATTAAATGACATTTGAAATGTAGAAGAAAGCCAGAAAAATTCAACTTCTTACCCTAGAAATGGATCACAATGACTCAAAAAACCTGTAAGTTAATCttcagaaaaacaataataatattgcCTAATACTCACATAACACATTCTATCTGCCAACTGTGCTTTTTTTTATTCACTGACCGAACCCTGCAACCACTCTGTGAGACAGGTGCTAATGTTGCCATGCCCACTGTGAACAGGAGGCACCAGACATGCAGTAGATGACTAATTTGTCCAAGGTGAAAGGTGAGAAAGTCAGGGAGCCACGATTAGAACCCATGCAGTCCAGCTAAGGCATGTTGTCACTTTGGTGCATGTCAAGAATTTAAGAGAGGGCTTTTTCTTTGAGTGGGGGGTGACATGGAACAGTTAGTTATGGTTGTGCTCAACCACAGAGTAGTATATTCTCCTTCTCTGGCCGTGGTTTGCTCCTCAGCATTAACTAGTGATCTTAATGTCTAACTCAGATCCTGGGAAGGGAGAAAACTCCCTATTTTTGAATCTATTACACGTTTCCTTTCACACTTTTCAAGATAGAAGGGGGTGGTAATTATCTGCTTCCCATACACTCAGAAGGCCAGGCAGAGGTCAGAGGCACCAGAGTAATACAAAAAACATCAACGTCCTCTTGGAGAAATCATGGGCTATCTTGGGAATCGAGagcagttaaaaaaaacagatataattaAATCAATGGTCATTTCATTCAACAATGCAAGGTGAACTGGCCA encodes the following:
- the STEAP2 gene encoding metalloreductase STEAP2 — encoded protein: MESISMMGSPKNLSETFLPNGINGIKDARKVTVGVIGSGDFAKSLTIRLIRCGYHVVIGSRNPKFASEFFPHVVDVTHHEDALTKTNIIFIAIHREHYTSLWDLRHLLVGKILIDVSNNMRINQYPESNAEYLASLFPDSLIVKGFNVVSAWALQLGPKDASRQVYICSNNIQARQQVIELARQLNFIPVDLGSLSSAREIENLPLRLFTLWRGPVVVAISLATFFFLYSFVRDVIHPYARNQQSDFYKIPIEIVNKTLPIVAITLLSLVYLAGLLAAAYQLYYGTKYRKFPPWLETWLQCRKQLGLLSFFFASVHVAYSLCLPMRRSERYLFLNMAYQQVHANIENSWNEEEVWRIEMYISFGIMSLGLLSLLAVTSIPSVSNALNWREFSFIQSTLGYVALLISTFHVLIYGWKRAFEEEYYRFYTPPNFVLALVLPSVVILGKIILLLPCISRKLKRIKKGWEKSQFLEEGIGGAVPHLSPERVTVM